The stretch of DNA GGTGGATTATCCTGAAATGGCCCTGAGATTAAAACAGGGATGCGGCCGGCTGATCCGCACCCGGGACGATCGGGGTGCCATAGCAATATTGGAACCCGTGCTGGGCATGCCCTGGGAGCGGGCTGTAAAAGGTGCTTTACCGTCAGGAGCACCGTTGGTTGAAAATTTGGCTGACCTGCTTCCCCCAAGCTTCCACTGAAAATAAAAATATTGACCTTTGGCGGGAATGTGGTAAAATACTTGATAAGTGATGTCGGAAAAGGTAATGAAGGGGAAAAGTAGGCGTAACACAGCTTTATAGGGAGGAAGCGTCATGGACTGCAAGCGCTTCTAAAGTATGATGCGTTGAAGTTCTCCCCCGAACTGCCGGGCTGAAACAATGGTAAGTAGGCCCGGACGGAAACTTCCACCGTTAAAAGGAAGGGGGTATAAGGAAGATTTCCTGTACTCTGCTAATAAGTGGGTCTTTTTAGACCAACAAGGGTGGTACCGCGAACTACTTTTCGTCCCTTAAGAGGGAGAAAAGTTTTTTTATTTTGTACACCAATTAGCTGAGGAATAACAAAAAGGAGAACGAAAATCATGTACTGGAATCCTGAATACGAAACCATGTCCCGCGATGAATTGGCCGATCTGCAGCTCAAAAGACTAAAGGCTTCCGTGGAGAGAACTTACAATAGTGTGCCTTTTTACCAAAAGACCTTTAAGGAAAAGGGCGTAACTCCCGGGGATATTCGGTCCCTGGATGATTTGCGCAAACTGCCTTTTACCATAAAGTATGATTTAAGGGATAACTACCCCTTTGGTCTTTTTGCCGTACCCCAGGATCAAGTGGTGCGGCTGCACGCGTCATCGGGTACGACAGGCAAACCAATTGTAGTGGGCTACACTCAAAATGATATTAATACCTGGTCGAATCTGATGGCCAGGGCGCTGGTGATGGCCGGGGGTACCAAAAATGATGTGGTGCAGGTTGGCTATGGCTACGGCCTATTTACCGGCGGGCTGGGCGCCCATTACGGCGTCGAGCGGTTGGGGGCTACGGTGGTACCGGCTTCAGGCGGTAACACCAGCAGGCAGCTCATGTTAATGCAGGACTTTGGCACCACGATGTTAGCCTGCACACCTTCTTATGCTTTGTACCTTGCCGAAGAAGGCGCCAACCAGGGGATGGACTTCTCCAAAATACCTTTAAGAGCGGGGATTTTTGGGGCTGAGCCTTGGTCGGAACGTATGAGGGAGCAGCTGGAGCAAAAGCTGGATATTATCGCGCTGGATATATACGGTCTCAGTGAAGTGATGGGACCCGGGGTGGCCATGGAGTGCCAGGATAAACATGGTATGCATATTCATGAAGATCACTTCATTGCAGAAGTTATTGACCCTGAGACGGAGGAACCGCTTCCCTATGGCCAGCCAGGGGAACTGGTGATTACTTCATTAACCAAGGAAGCTTTCCCTGTGATACGCTACAGAACCAGGGATATAACCATTCTTAATCCGGAACCCTGTCCATGCGGGCGCACCCATGTACGTATGCAGCGGGTAACCGGCCGCAGTGATGACATGTTGATTATCAGGGGAGTCAATGTATTCCCATCCCAAATTGAAAGCGTGCTATTGGAATTCGGGGAAACCGAGCCCCATTACCTGCTGGTTGTGGACCGCAAAGGCAACGTTGATGACCTGGAAATCTGGGTGGAGCTTTCGTCCACGATGTTTAACGATAAGGTACGCCTGTTGGAAAATTTGGAGCGCAGGCTCTATTCGCGAATTAACAGTGTGCTGGGTATCAACGCGCGCATCAAGCTGGTGGAACCGCGTACCATCCCGCGCAGCGAAGGTAAAGCCAAGCGGGTTGTGGACAGGCGGGAGATTTAGAAGCAAAGGGAAGCAAGGGGACGGTTCACTTGCTTCTCTCTGCTTCTAGGAAGCAGGGGGATGGTTCCCCTGCTTCTCTCGGGTATTCAAAGCCTGGGAACTTTGTTGCGAATCCCATTGCTTACATCAGCCGTTCCCGGCCTTGCCGGTCAATTTAATTATGAGCTTATGATAATGCCCCATCGCCGGGGCTTTTTTGTTACAGTAACATCCTATGATAGAATTTTTATGCTTGACAAAAAGCTGTCCACACTTCATGCTATCATAAATTAAAAGAATGTTTGGTAAAAACAAAGTCTAATAAGGGAGGTTTACTTAAGATGAGCAAAATGCCAGGACTTTTGGCAGGCAAAAGAAGCATTATTATCATTGTGGGGGCGCTTTGTGTATTAATATTAGGCGGGATTTTCTTAACAAATGTTATAAGTGCCGGCAATAAGGATGATGACCGTCATGATATAAATAATATTTTGCTTTCAGGATATAATCCCAGTGATTTATTTGCATATAAGTCTCAGTATATCGGAGATGCCAGTAATATTGGAAACCTGTTGAGTAAACTGCCCCTTGGTGATTATAAAAAAGGTATATCCCTGGCCACAGATGATAAACCATATGGTCTGATAGTTAATTATGATTTTAGTAACGTCGACATAAACGCAAATCAAGTCGACATAAACGCAAATCAAATAGAAACGGTTTTTCGAGATAACGCGTTAATAGTTTTTACGCTGATTAAAAATGTCGATCATATTTTCTTTAACAACGTCGATAACACTGCCGGCAACGCCGCTGGATTAAACAAACAGTTGAAATATCAATATACAAGAACCGAGGTTCAGCAAAGCTATCAACAAGATCTATGGGAATACTCCAGGGATATCAATGTGTTCAGTGATTTTTTAAAAAATCTTGCCTTTAAGCTGTGGGTATATCCTGAGCAATACACACTTGCAATGTCCAGTACTCCAGGCATACGCATTGCGGTGGAATATCAGAACCCTGTGGGGAAGGTCCGTTATGCAGCGGATAATGGAGTGCTGCTTACATGGGAAACTTCCACGGGTCAATTGTCCAAAGGTACCAAAACAATTGATCTACCTTATGGCAGTTCGGTATATTGGTCACCGGTCAGTGAGCATGGGCAAATGAATGACAGCCAGAGCAATAAGGATAAGGTAACTGTAACAATTTTTGACCCCCAGGAGAAAAAGATAGATGAAAAGTACGTCACCATCATGTGCGATGATTCAATATACAAAATCCAGCCCACGCCAGGCATTGTGATCGGAGTACCAGCACTGGCGTCGGAACCAAGAAATATTGAGCAGGCTGTCAGTGCCGCCATCAAGGATCAAGGTAAAGTTTACCTGGACGGAGAGTGTATAACTGAAGGGCACGTCATTTTAGATACAGAGGAGCGGGATGGCACAGTTAAGGCATATACCGTCGCCAGTGTGGGATGGTTTGGCTTTGAAAACGGTATTTTAACTAAAATAAGCGGCAGTGGGGCAATCCCAACCGTCATGACTTTTGCAAGAAATGAAAATGGTACCTACTCTT from Desulfoscipio gibsoniae DSM 7213 encodes:
- a CDS encoding DUF4825 domain-containing protein, with product MSKMPGLLAGKRSIIIIVGALCVLILGGIFLTNVISAGNKDDDRHDINNILLSGYNPSDLFAYKSQYIGDASNIGNLLSKLPLGDYKKGISLATDDKPYGLIVNYDFSNVDINANQVDINANQIETVFRDNALIVFTLIKNVDHIFFNNVDNTAGNAAGLNKQLKYQYTRTEVQQSYQQDLWEYSRDINVFSDFLKNLAFKLWVYPEQYTLAMSSTPGIRIAVEYQNPVGKVRYAADNGVLLTWETSTGQLSKGTKTIDLPYGSSVYWSPVSEHGQMNDSQSNKDKVTVTIFDPQEKKIDEKYVTIMCDDSIYKIQPTPGIVIGVPALASEPRNIEQAVSAAIKDQGKVYLDGECITEGHVILDTEERDGTVKAYTVASVGWFGFENGILTKISGSGAIPTVMTFARNENGTYSLLEYKEPMDGAGYPDSIKKMFPAKLHDQVLISQEGYADLARQQEKQALAYLTSIGRTAKVSAGHVEKKLVDINVEASNKLFSEFTKYNSFLNSCPYWIGTREQIENGVRYIYETFQSKTSDGYDLITFKKTREDGTVVQEYNYKIIGTEPQIIE
- a CDS encoding phenylacetate--CoA ligase family protein; the protein is MYWNPEYETMSRDELADLQLKRLKASVERTYNSVPFYQKTFKEKGVTPGDIRSLDDLRKLPFTIKYDLRDNYPFGLFAVPQDQVVRLHASSGTTGKPIVVGYTQNDINTWSNLMARALVMAGGTKNDVVQVGYGYGLFTGGLGAHYGVERLGATVVPASGGNTSRQLMLMQDFGTTMLACTPSYALYLAEEGANQGMDFSKIPLRAGIFGAEPWSERMREQLEQKLDIIALDIYGLSEVMGPGVAMECQDKHGMHIHEDHFIAEVIDPETEEPLPYGQPGELVITSLTKEAFPVIRYRTRDITILNPEPCPCGRTHVRMQRVTGRSDDMLIIRGVNVFPSQIESVLLEFGETEPHYLLVVDRKGNVDDLEIWVELSSTMFNDKVRLLENLERRLYSRINSVLGINARIKLVEPRTIPRSEGKAKRVVDRREI